A stretch of the Chitinophaga sp. Cy-1792 genome encodes the following:
- a CDS encoding SusD/RagB family nutrient-binding outer membrane lipoprotein: MKINFSKIILMGCLAWSMSSCQKELEKQFENPEMTNPPQGQKFAGMFTATMYGWKLYVGDYGEWYYQLNSGEGIPGYAQISQRYITPRYAWFSTYDDLANGDGFDDSAIRNYFSDFYLKTRNYGSMLDDYGNTPADQRNEAMLYIKLTQIVRDYGALKLVDLVNSIPFTQAWKGTSGTFFAAYDDPAKTYETVIGELKSIADTLPVMYNKLTDLEKGTFVKQDFAGKGQINAWVQYCSLLRIKYAVRIAGVNPTLAKQVLSEELAKPLPTTDAVWTMPYTADPLSGGTWERGWYENTFATFVPNTILKRMNFGTDAYEPGTDDPRLPVIAMPTKYGDYRGVSMNADAQEAAYLAGERYYAYADNLTSSLAQNAKSMYNHATYQRNTFPGTWMTLGELDLLLAEIELKGLGNTGKTAGEHIADEIVHSTKYWYWVNSISTYAANTTLRPAVPAAADVQTYATTVRTKFDAAANVEDKMEILMQQKYIHMNLPNAYELFTELRRTRHPKLEPFTFGGKVMKPVAERIRYPNKEFQTNTENYLKVKAEDNFTSPVFWVPADKRGVTYYRNDYSY; this comes from the coding sequence ATGAAGATCAATTTTTCTAAAATAATATTGATGGGATGTCTGGCATGGTCCATGTCCTCCTGTCAGAAAGAACTGGAGAAACAGTTTGAAAATCCGGAAATGACCAATCCTCCACAGGGTCAGAAATTTGCGGGCATGTTTACCGCCACCATGTATGGATGGAAATTATATGTGGGCGATTACGGAGAATGGTACTACCAGCTTAATAGCGGAGAAGGTATCCCTGGATATGCACAGATCAGTCAGCGTTATATTACACCACGCTACGCCTGGTTTTCTACCTACGACGACCTGGCCAATGGTGATGGTTTCGATGACAGTGCCATCCGGAATTATTTCAGTGACTTCTACCTGAAGACCCGTAACTATGGTTCCATGCTGGATGATTATGGAAATACACCAGCAGACCAGCGTAATGAAGCCATGCTTTATATTAAGCTGACGCAGATCGTTAGAGATTACGGCGCCCTGAAACTGGTAGACCTGGTAAACAGTATTCCTTTTACCCAGGCCTGGAAAGGTACATCAGGAACTTTCTTTGCAGCATATGACGATCCTGCAAAAACATATGAAACCGTTATCGGTGAATTAAAGAGTATCGCAGATACCTTACCCGTGATGTATAACAAATTGACTGACCTGGAAAAAGGAACCTTTGTGAAGCAGGACTTCGCAGGCAAGGGCCAGATCAATGCCTGGGTGCAATACTGCAGTCTGCTGCGTATTAAATATGCAGTGCGTATTGCCGGTGTAAATCCAACATTGGCTAAACAGGTATTATCCGAAGAACTGGCTAAACCATTACCAACTACCGATGCGGTGTGGACAATGCCATATACCGCTGATCCGCTGAGTGGTGGTACCTGGGAGCGTGGCTGGTATGAAAATACATTTGCGACCTTCGTTCCAAATACTATCCTGAAACGCATGAACTTCGGTACGGATGCCTATGAGCCAGGTACCGATGATCCTCGTCTGCCGGTTATTGCGATGCCTACCAAATACGGTGACTACCGCGGTGTAAGCATGAATGCTGATGCACAGGAAGCAGCATACCTTGCAGGAGAGCGGTATTATGCCTATGCAGATAACCTGACTTCTTCGCTGGCTCAGAACGCCAAATCCATGTACAACCATGCTACCTACCAGCGTAATACCTTCCCTGGAACCTGGATGACATTGGGCGAACTGGATCTGTTGCTGGCAGAAATTGAGCTGAAAGGCCTGGGTAACACCGGTAAAACTGCCGGTGAGCATATCGCTGATGAAATCGTACACTCTACCAAATATTGGTATTGGGTAAATAGTATCAGCACCTATGCAGCAAATACAACCCTGCGTCCGGCCGTTCCTGCCGCTGCTGATGTACAGACGTATGCTACTACTGTACGTACTAAATTTGATGCAGCTGCAAATGTGGAAGATAAAATGGAGATACTGATGCAACAGAAATATATTCATATGAACCTGCCAAATGCATATGAATTATTTACGGAGCTGCGTCGTACGCGTCACCCTAAACTGGAGCCATTTACCTTTGGCGGTAAAGTGATGAAGCCTGTTGCAGAGCGAATCAGGTACCCGAACAAAGAGTTCCAGACTAACACAGAAAACTATCTGAAAGTAAAAGCGGAAGACAACTTTACTTCTCCGGTATTCTGGGTTCCTGCGGATAAACGTGGTGTGACATATTACAGAAATGATTATAGTTATTAA
- a CDS encoding SusC/RagA family TonB-linked outer membrane protein, with protein MRRSFLLTTLLFLCCCITALAQSKKAITGTVKDEKGTLLPGVTVKEKGTANGAMSAADGSFKIQVTPNATLVLSYIGYANQEFPVGDQSTITITLKEDNKNLNEVVVTALGMKRESRKLGYAITELKGGDLAKSNQVNPVSALQGKVAGVDISSAAGGPQAAPRIILRGAKTLDGKDQPIFVVDGVIFENDVTANDVNFGNVLKNLNPDDYESVSVLKGAAATALYGSRAINGAILITTKKGVMRKGIGVNVSQTAQMEKVYRGPIDMQNEFGQGLYGTYDNSVGGYSFGSKMDGSEVTLADGSKAKYIARPDNVTDLYQTGKYFNTNVSMEGGNDKGTFRLSYSHLDNNSVSPNNSFGRNSLSFKGSQTISKYLSADVGVTYANSKTLNPDRQGGDYTSYNIGRKWVYVFPRNYDPSYWGRAENYTGANGGRADLGSHPGADYFFQNAYNSWSRRENLFMGNLAINATVTDWLKLIGKANFSNEQSADQRKEAGTSAGFLGADGFYSEAGVNKTQYTFTGLAQITPKLPKKFEGSMLTLGAEAWNSGIGKQYNNYSVGGLRIPFMYDLTNSVNAVQFDNGPLLRKRINSLFFAASFSYNNELFLDVTGRNDWSSSLTYPKNSYGKTTNGYFYPSVSAAWEFTQTLKSSLPSWISYGKLRGSYAMVGGDTEPFKINSGYYNSGAWNGTGSSLPLITFYPNGQLPNMELKPSIAKSWEFGANIRFLDNRLGIDAAWYRTIVTNQIIPLGTTQESGVTSRWINAGAMRNRGIEIAINGTPIQGKNFTWDVTLNGSRNRNKILDLAPGVKSYTLGEDQGVRAVAQVGGAYGDLETDYGYTRNSKGQKIIDLNPSGNDFGAQYRRGYAVVGNIQPDWNLGFSNQFSYKNWSLGVLIQARIGGDFFSASHQYGTGRGNTANTIGGRDAAHGGITWKDASGVTHNNGMIPDGVIADGTFSNKAGMSNVNVGGMTYQEAYDKGYVDPLDPLQYYGMIGDWGIGIREASVFDASYVALREVSLGYSLPAALVNRWKMTSLRVSLVGRNLGYLFNNLPDHINPEAVRNNATAAFSEYGGVPFIRNLGATIQIGF; from the coding sequence ATGCGAAGATCATTTCTTCTCACCACGTTGCTTTTCTTATGCTGCTGTATTACTGCACTGGCGCAATCTAAGAAAGCTATTACGGGTACCGTAAAAGATGAAAAAGGAACACTGTTGCCTGGTGTAACAGTGAAAGAAAAAGGTACTGCCAACGGCGCTATGTCGGCCGCTGACGGCTCCTTTAAAATCCAGGTGACTCCCAACGCCACACTGGTATTATCTTACATCGGTTATGCCAACCAGGAATTTCCTGTAGGTGATCAATCTACGATCACTATTACCTTGAAAGAAGACAACAAAAATCTGAATGAAGTAGTAGTAACTGCACTGGGCATGAAACGTGAATCACGTAAACTCGGTTATGCTATTACTGAATTAAAAGGCGGCGACCTCGCAAAATCAAACCAGGTAAACCCTGTTTCTGCTTTGCAAGGTAAAGTAGCCGGTGTGGATATCTCCAGCGCTGCTGGTGGTCCGCAGGCGGCTCCACGTATTATCCTTCGTGGTGCTAAAACCCTTGACGGTAAAGATCAGCCTATCTTCGTGGTAGATGGAGTAATCTTCGAAAACGATGTTACTGCAAACGACGTAAACTTCGGTAACGTGCTGAAAAATCTCAACCCGGATGACTATGAGTCTGTATCTGTACTGAAAGGCGCTGCTGCTACTGCGTTGTACGGTTCCCGTGCTATCAACGGTGCCATCCTCATTACTACCAAAAAAGGTGTTATGAGAAAAGGTATCGGTGTAAATGTTAGCCAGACCGCACAGATGGAAAAAGTTTACCGTGGCCCAATCGACATGCAGAATGAATTCGGTCAGGGTTTATACGGTACCTATGATAACTCCGTAGGTGGTTATAGCTTCGGTTCTAAAATGGATGGTTCTGAAGTAACCCTCGCTGATGGCTCCAAAGCTAAATATATCGCACGTCCTGATAACGTTACTGACCTGTATCAGACGGGAAAATATTTTAATACCAACGTTTCTATGGAAGGTGGTAACGATAAAGGAACTTTCCGCTTATCGTACTCTCACCTCGATAATAACTCCGTTTCTCCTAACAATAGCTTCGGTAGAAACAGCCTTTCCTTCAAAGGCTCTCAGACGATCTCCAAATACCTGAGCGCTGACGTAGGTGTAACTTATGCCAACTCTAAAACTTTAAACCCGGATCGTCAGGGTGGTGACTATACCAGCTACAACATCGGTCGTAAATGGGTATATGTATTCCCTCGTAACTACGATCCTAGCTACTGGGGCCGTGCTGAAAATTATACCGGTGCCAATGGTGGCCGTGCTGACCTGGGTTCTCATCCTGGTGCTGACTACTTCTTCCAGAATGCTTACAACAGCTGGAGCCGCAGAGAAAACCTTTTCATGGGTAACCTCGCCATCAACGCTACTGTAACCGACTGGTTGAAACTGATCGGTAAAGCTAACTTCAGCAACGAACAATCTGCCGACCAACGTAAAGAAGCAGGTACTTCTGCTGGCTTCCTGGGTGCTGACGGCTTCTACTCTGAAGCGGGTGTAAACAAAACACAATATACCTTCACCGGTCTCGCTCAAATCACACCTAAACTGCCTAAGAAATTCGAAGGGTCTATGCTGACTTTAGGTGCAGAAGCATGGAACAGCGGTATCGGTAAACAATATAACAACTACTCTGTAGGTGGTCTGCGTATTCCATTTATGTATGACCTCACCAACAGCGTGAACGCCGTACAGTTTGATAACGGCCCTTTACTGCGTAAACGTATCAACTCCCTGTTCTTCGCTGCCAGCTTCAGCTACAACAATGAACTGTTCCTGGATGTAACCGGCCGTAACGACTGGTCTTCTTCCCTGACTTATCCTAAAAACAGTTATGGTAAAACTACCAACGGCTACTTCTATCCTTCTGTAAGTGCTGCATGGGAGTTCACCCAAACACTGAAAAGCAGCCTGCCTTCCTGGATCTCTTATGGTAAACTCCGTGGCTCCTACGCTATGGTAGGTGGCGATACAGAGCCATTCAAGATCAACTCCGGTTACTACAATTCAGGCGCGTGGAATGGTACAGGGTCTTCATTACCCCTGATTACTTTCTACCCTAATGGTCAGCTGCCTAACATGGAACTGAAACCTTCTATCGCAAAAAGCTGGGAATTTGGTGCCAACATCCGTTTCCTGGACAACAGACTCGGTATTGATGCTGCCTGGTATCGCACTATTGTAACCAACCAGATCATTCCTTTAGGTACTACCCAGGAAAGTGGTGTAACAAGCCGCTGGATCAATGCTGGTGCTATGCGCAACAGAGGTATCGAAATCGCAATCAACGGTACACCTATCCAGGGCAAGAACTTTACATGGGATGTTACCCTGAACGGTAGCCGTAACAGAAATAAAATCCTGGACCTGGCTCCTGGCGTGAAATCATATACCCTCGGTGAAGATCAGGGTGTTAGAGCTGTTGCACAGGTAGGTGGTGCTTACGGTGATCTCGAAACAGATTATGGTTATACCCGTAACAGCAAAGGTCAGAAAATCATTGACCTCAATCCTTCAGGTAATGACTTCGGTGCACAATACAGACGTGGTTATGCGGTAGTTGGTAATATCCAGCCAGACTGGAACCTGGGCTTCTCTAACCAGTTCTCCTACAAAAACTGGAGCCTCGGTGTACTGATCCAGGCACGTATCGGTGGCGACTTCTTCTCCGCTTCTCACCAATATGGTACCGGCCGTGGTAACACTGCCAATACCATCGGTGGTCGTGATGCTGCTCATGGCGGTATCACCTGGAAAGATGCTTCCGGCGTAACACATAATAACGGTATGATCCCTGATGGTGTGATCGCTGACGGTACTTTCAGCAATAAAGCCGGTATGAGTAATGTAAACGTAGGTGGTATGACTTACCAGGAAGCTTATGATAAAGGTTATGTTGATCCGCTGGACCCATTACAATACTATGGTATGATCGGTGACTGGGGTATCGGTATCCGTGAAGCTTCTGTATTCGACGCTTCTTACGTAGCACTGCGTGAAGTTTCCCTGGGTTACTCGCTGCCTGCTGCACTGGTAAATCGTTGGAAAATGACCAGCCTTCGTGTATCACTCGTAGGTCGAAACCTGGGTTACCTCTTCAACAACCTGCCAGATCATATCAATCCTGAAGCAGTTCGTAATAATGCAACAGCTGCATTCTCTGAATACGGTGGTGTACCATTTATCCGTAATCTCGGCGCTACCATTCAGATCGGATTCTAA
- a CDS encoding SusD/RagB family nutrient-binding outer membrane lipoprotein, with protein sequence MKSLYKIGVGAAMLGLSLASCTKGFEDLNQNPQVSPGVAPEMQLILPGKAIVDRDFDWFYDCYQYTMQWMQFGVPAPGASLGRLFSPSNTNDFYATFYKNIGPNLVDIDSTVAKMADANKAKYTNIRAIADIMKAYAAWRVSESNGSIPYTKAFASRYGGTVTPTYDTQDVLLDRLDAELKSAVAGIVSKLPNQQGAGSYDIFYNGNANNWAKAGNVMRLRLAMRVLKRDQAKATAIVNDVLASPAGLFTSIAEEWKFVSGPDAFAKAGNWNMASSVPLVGSKNMIDYMVANKDPRLPLFFEKNGYTQEAFDSLKAGGVFSASATYNGARYVGVPASPDKRKDAAYAGYFAVRSYDMKFGATTVNRKIDTVSYLQMRLFNSEAEYTPAGIYTQPIITYAEQCFILAELAVRGIITGYDAQTQYNNGITASVNTYDEIGRKAGIQDYTALEANAIATYLSSPNVALTGDQAGDLEKIGIQMFLNGFKAPWEAWGSWKLNGVPKVGGILNYEPMVQNAGNEPTTIPRRWALPQPTIAEQVQNWRDAVTEMGKTGQYGKDVNDYTGRVWWDMQ encoded by the coding sequence ATGAAATCATTATATAAAATTGGAGTTGGTGCGGCAATGCTGGGATTGTCCCTTGCTTCTTGTACTAAAGGTTTTGAAGACCTTAACCAGAACCCGCAGGTAAGCCCAGGTGTTGCACCGGAAATGCAGCTGATTTTGCCAGGTAAAGCAATTGTTGACCGCGATTTCGACTGGTTCTACGATTGCTACCAATACACCATGCAGTGGATGCAGTTTGGCGTTCCTGCACCGGGAGCCTCACTGGGTCGCCTGTTTTCTCCCAGCAATACCAACGACTTCTATGCAACTTTCTATAAAAACATCGGGCCAAACCTGGTAGATATTGATTCTACTGTAGCAAAAATGGCTGATGCAAATAAAGCTAAGTATACAAATATCCGCGCCATCGCTGATATTATGAAAGCATATGCTGCATGGAGAGTGTCTGAATCAAATGGTAGCATTCCTTACACAAAGGCTTTTGCTTCCCGTTATGGTGGAACCGTTACGCCTACCTACGATACACAGGATGTCCTGCTGGATCGCCTGGACGCTGAACTGAAAAGTGCAGTAGCAGGTATTGTCTCCAAACTACCTAATCAACAAGGTGCAGGAAGCTACGATATCTTTTACAATGGTAATGCAAATAACTGGGCTAAAGCAGGTAACGTAATGCGTCTCCGACTGGCTATGCGTGTACTGAAAAGAGATCAGGCTAAAGCTACTGCTATCGTTAATGATGTATTGGCTAGTCCGGCAGGCCTGTTTACCAGCATCGCGGAAGAATGGAAATTTGTCTCCGGTCCGGATGCCTTCGCGAAAGCCGGTAACTGGAACATGGCTTCCAGCGTACCTTTAGTAGGTTCTAAAAATATGATCGATTACATGGTGGCCAACAAAGATCCACGTCTGCCACTGTTCTTCGAGAAAAATGGTTATACCCAGGAAGCTTTCGACAGTCTGAAAGCTGGTGGCGTATTCTCTGCTTCTGCTACGTATAATGGTGCGAGATATGTAGGGGTACCTGCATCGCCGGACAAACGTAAAGATGCAGCTTATGCTGGCTATTTCGCTGTTCGCAGCTATGATATGAAGTTCGGCGCAACTACCGTTAACAGAAAAATCGATACGGTGTCTTACTTACAGATGCGTTTATTCAACTCAGAAGCTGAATATACTCCTGCAGGTATCTACACACAACCAATCATCACCTATGCCGAACAGTGCTTCATCCTCGCGGAACTGGCTGTTCGGGGTATCATCACTGGTTATGATGCACAAACTCAGTATAACAACGGTATCACTGCATCCGTAAATACATATGATGAAATCGGTAGAAAAGCTGGTATCCAGGATTATACAGCACTGGAAGCTAACGCTATCGCTACTTACCTCAGCAGCCCTAATGTAGCCCTGACAGGCGACCAGGCCGGTGATCTTGAGAAAATCGGTATCCAGATGTTCCTGAATGGCTTCAAAGCACCATGGGAAGCATGGGGTTCATGGAAACTCAATGGTGTTCCGAAAGTAGGTGGTATCCTGAACTACGAACCAATGGTACAGAATGCAGGTAACGAGCCAACTACCATCCCACGCCGTTGGGCACTGCCTCAGCCAACCATCGCTGAACAGGTTCAAAACTGGCGCGACGCTGTTACCGAAATGGGTAAAACAGGCCAATACGGTAAAGATGTAAATGACTACACTGGCCGTGTTTGGTGGGATATGCAATAA
- a CDS encoding RNA polymerase sigma factor, with product MVDKSSTYLLNRIAYLRDEKAYQSIFLQFHPRLFRFCYSLVKNTEASEEIVSDILLKVWTMGHRLNYIEDLELYLFKAVKNACLTWITQEKRKATSALEEFGATDNSSSAESIYIKNETKQEIEKAVSTLPQQCQLVFRLAKEEGFSYKRIGAVLDISQNTIESHMRTALKRIRLHLQQYLAGEK from the coding sequence ATGGTCGACAAAAGTTCCACATATCTGTTAAACAGGATCGCGTATCTGCGCGATGAAAAGGCCTATCAGTCTATATTCCTTCAATTCCATCCACGCCTGTTCAGGTTTTGCTACAGCTTAGTGAAAAATACAGAAGCATCAGAAGAAATCGTATCAGATATCTTACTGAAAGTCTGGACAATGGGCCACCGGCTCAATTATATTGAAGACTTAGAGCTCTATCTCTTCAAAGCAGTGAAAAATGCCTGCCTGACCTGGATTACACAGGAGAAAAGAAAAGCTACCAGCGCCCTGGAAGAATTCGGCGCCACCGATAATTCCAGCTCCGCAGAATCGATCTACATTAAAAATGAAACTAAACAGGAAATCGAAAAAGCAGTATCTACGCTCCCACAGCAATGCCAGCTCGTATTCCGCCTGGCCAAGGAAGAAGGCTTTTCCTATAAACGTATAGGCGCCGTCCTGGATATCTCCCAGAATACCATAGAATCCCATATGCGCACCGCCCTGAAACGCATCCGGTTACACCTTCAGCAATACCTCGCCGGCGAAAAATAA
- a CDS encoding FecR family protein, with protein sequence MDEITERRMYDLLGKKMTGDASAEELRNLEVLLSKYPEFRFMHDELIKQDDDREAAAEQALQAYAVHYYGKMCQDINSDGNEDHTPDLMIAGEEKRHKWGWLKIAAVITVPLLLGIISYNYLHKADMDDSRPGINVSEMITQKGSKSKIKLPDGTTVLLNADSKISYSKNFDVNSRVVTLTGEAYFDVVHNAESPFIIHTEKADIKVLGTELNVRAYPGEAKFETSLIRGKVEVDMKNSNKAIILKPSEKIVLSKNNSTGYNLTQVTKLDAAVAETAWTNGQLSFIDESFATIATELERQYNVTIEFKNTTALSYRYTGIFDKTRLEDVLNILKLVKPFNYTIADNTVTIF encoded by the coding sequence ATGGATGAAATCACAGAAAGGCGGATGTATGACCTGTTAGGAAAGAAGATGACAGGTGATGCTTCCGCAGAAGAATTGCGGAACCTGGAAGTACTGCTGTCAAAATATCCCGAATTCCGGTTTATGCACGATGAGCTGATCAAACAGGATGATGACAGGGAAGCTGCAGCAGAGCAGGCTTTACAGGCTTATGCTGTCCACTACTATGGTAAAATGTGCCAGGATATCAATTCCGATGGCAACGAAGACCATACGCCTGATCTGATGATTGCCGGAGAGGAAAAACGCCATAAATGGGGATGGCTGAAAATTGCCGCCGTGATCACTGTGCCATTATTACTGGGGATAATATCCTACAATTACCTGCATAAAGCAGATATGGATGATTCCCGACCAGGAATAAACGTCAGCGAAATGATCACCCAGAAAGGGTCTAAATCTAAAATTAAACTGCCGGACGGAACAACTGTACTGTTAAATGCAGATAGTAAGATCTCCTACAGCAAAAATTTTGATGTGAACTCAAGAGTGGTAACACTCACGGGAGAAGCTTATTTCGACGTGGTACACAATGCAGAATCTCCTTTTATCATCCACACCGAAAAGGCCGATATCAAAGTACTGGGTACAGAACTGAACGTTCGTGCCTATCCGGGTGAAGCAAAATTTGAGACTTCCCTGATCCGTGGGAAAGTGGAAGTCGACATGAAAAATAGCAATAAAGCTATTATCTTAAAACCCTCAGAGAAGATCGTCCTGTCTAAAAATAATAGTACTGGCTACAATCTTACACAGGTTACAAAACTAGACGCCGCCGTGGCCGAAACCGCATGGACCAACGGCCAGCTTAGCTTTATAGATGAATCCTTTGCTACAATAGCAACCGAACTGGAAAGACAATATAACGTAACAATTGAGTTTAAAAATACTACCGCATTATCATACAGATACACCGGTATTTTTGATAAAACGAGACTGGAAGATGTATTAAATATATTGAAGCTTGTAAAACCATTTAACTATACTATTGCCGACAACACAGTGACTATTTTTTAG